Proteins from a genomic interval of Micromonospora sp. NBC_00389:
- a CDS encoding DUF998 domain-containing protein, translating to MPGTRSTGLLALGGIALAALLTVIGHLEVNDDLNPWALTISDFAVSDRGGVIDIAMVVLALATVALLYGLRRAGPPQPVSDRPTELLLGAWVAGLLLAAVVPTNEPGTAMTTAAYLHRYASVVAFLALPAAGWLLARRPDLAPAARTLRTLVLLSLALATAMIWSAYPGERLLIGLAERLLILTEVAVLGTVAVTLARTPVARWRVTPARGA from the coding sequence ATGCCTGGAACCCGGAGCACCGGCCTGCTCGCCCTCGGCGGAATCGCGCTGGCGGCGCTGCTCACCGTGATCGGTCACCTCGAAGTCAACGACGACCTCAACCCGTGGGCGCTGACCATCAGCGACTTCGCGGTCTCCGACCGGGGCGGCGTCATCGACATCGCGATGGTGGTGCTCGCGCTCGCCACCGTGGCGCTGCTGTACGGGCTGCGCCGCGCCGGACCGCCCCAGCCGGTCTCCGATCGACCGACCGAGCTGCTGCTCGGCGCGTGGGTGGCCGGGCTGCTGCTGGCCGCGGTGGTGCCGACGAACGAGCCGGGCACCGCCATGACCACCGCCGCGTACCTGCACCGGTACGCCTCGGTGGTCGCCTTCCTGGCGCTGCCGGCCGCCGGCTGGCTGCTCGCCCGCCGGCCCGACCTGGCACCCGCCGCCCGGACGCTGCGCACCCTCGTCCTGCTCAGCCTGGCCCTGGCGACGGCGATGATCTGGTCCGCCTACCCCGGTGAGCGCCTGCTCATCGGCCTGGCCGAGCGCCTGCTCATCCTCACCGAGGTGGCAGTGCTCGGCACCGTCGCGGTGACCCTGGCCCGGACGCCGGTCGCCCGGTGGCGGGTCACTCCAGCTCGTGGAGCATGA